Sequence from the Methanosarcina siciliae T4/M genome:
TGGTGACGTCCTGGTGGGCTGCGGCAACTGCATTGAACTCTTCTCTCCAGAAGCCGTAGATATCGGAAAGGACATTTGCCTTATCAACCGATGAGACGTGTTTCTTCCGGTTTTCGGCAAGGTCAAAGGCGTATTCGATAACTCTTTTTGTGCCTTCTTTGGAGATCAGGCCTATCTGGTAGCCTATTTCCTCGCTGTCGGTCTCAATGTCCAGGCCGAATTTTGCAGAATAGAGGGTTCTTTTTACTTCAAGGAGGTCTTTGCTCTCTCCTTTCTTTGCCCTGCCGCCAATCCCGATATAGAAGTCTTCGGTGTTTTCCCTGACCACGACAAAGTCGATGTCTTTTGCCGTCTTGTCCTTAATCGGGGTCCAGACTCCTTCGAGGAGTTTTATCGGGCGAAGGTTGATGTACTGGTCAAAGTAAAAGCGTGCAGTTAATAAGATTCCTTTTTCAAGAACCCCGGGGGCAATCCTGGGGTCTCCGATGGAGCCAAGGTAAATGGCAGGGTAGCCGGATAATTCCTTTAAGGTCTCTTCTGAGATCAGTTCTCCCGTTTCCAGGTAATGATCTGCTCCATGAGGGTATTCAATCCATTCTACATCAAAACCGAATCTTTCGCCTGCGGCATCTATTACTTTTTTGCCTTCGGCGATGATTTCTGGGCCTATCCCGTCGCCGGGGAGGACCGGAACCTTATACTGCGTCATGTTAATACTCCTATCAAATTTAGAGGCAAAAATGCCTTCTTACTGCGAGATGTTAAACGTGGATCAGGACTGTCTCCGGACAGTTTTCCTGTTTTTAGCGTTCAGAGACCAGTTTTCGGGCATACTCTATGAGCCCTCCTTCATCTACGATCTCGCGGACGAAATCCGGAAGGGGGGTTGCCTGATAGGTCTCTTCTTTTGTTATGTTTTGAATGATCCCTGTTGAAAGGTCCACTTCAAGTTCATCTCCGTCATCGATCCTATCCGTGTCCGGACATTCAAGGACCGGAACTCCGATGTTGATCGCATTTCGGAAAAAGATCCTTGCGAAAGACTTTGCGATCACACAGGATACCTTTGACCCTTTAAGGGCAAGAGGGGCGTGTTCGCGCGAGGACCCGCAGCCGAAATTACTTCCAGCGACCACAATGTCATTTTCATGAACTTTTTTTGCAAAATCAGGGCGTACGCCTTCAAATGTATACTTAGCAAGCTCACCCGGGGTATTGAAAATAAGGTACCTTCCGGGAATTACTGCATCCGTATCCACGTCATCTCCGAATTTCCAGGCTCTTCCTTTCATGAAATCACCAGTAATTTGCTGTAATTAAATGCTGTTGATATTGTTGATATAATGTTCACAGCCTGTAACTCAGCTAAACTTACAGGGTTGAAGTATCACAGGTAATATTTATATTATTTTCCTACAGGTTTTTTTTTTGCAAAAATACCTTCTGTTTATTAATTTCTATAACCCACTAAATTTTATAAGCAAAAATTGCGAGATGAGATAAACTAAATTGTGGATTCTTTATCTATTTAAAAATAGTATGTTTTATATTAAAAATAGTCTACTTTTTATTGAAAATAGTCTATTTTTAATTAATAGTATATTTTGGTGGTTAGAGGTTACGACAATGAAAAGAGTGGGTACAAGCTCGTAATACGAATCGAGACGGATGAGTGGAGCAATCATCTTACTTCAACAACTTCCTTAATCTAATCTAAATTACAGAATCAAACAATTAATTTTTACGCTTTTGTATTATCAAAGTTGGAGAAAATATGGAATGAAAAAAAATTTGAGAAATTCTGGCATTGATATTGTTGGGGACGTGCCTTTTGGAACGCACTTCTGCCAGTTCTATCAGACAAAAGAAGATTTGATAGACACGCTTGTTCCTTATTTTAAAGCAGGACTGGAAAGTAACGAATTCTGCATGTGGGTCACATCGCAACCTCTGGAAGTAGAAAAGGCAAAAGAAGCACTTAGAAAATCTGTTCCTGATCTTGATATTTATCTGGAGAAAAGGCAAATAGAAATTATTCCCTGTACCTGCTGGTATTTTAAGGAGGGCATTTTCGATTCGAGAAGGACCTTAAACGACTATGTTGAAAAACTTGATCAGGCCCTGGCAAATGGATACGACGGTTTGAGGTTGAGTGAAAACACTTTTTGGGTGGGAAACAAGGATTGGAATAATTTTGTTAACTCCGAAAAAGAAATAGACAGAGTCATCGGCAACTACCATATGATAGCTCTCTCTACTTGCTCACTTAACAGGTGCAGCGCAACTGAGATTATTGAAGTCGTCTCCAGCCATCAATTTTCTTTGATCAAAAAGGAAGGAAAATGGGAAAGGGAAGACAATTTTGGGAGGAAGAAAGCTGAAGAAGCAGCTGTTCGAGATGCAGGGGATTGGGAACAAACTTTTGACGCTATACCGGACCTGATAGCTATACTTGATACCGAATATCAAATTGTTCGTGCAAACAAAGCTATGGCGGTAAAATTAGGAATGACACCAGAAGAGTGCATTGGACAGACTTGCTATCGGATTATTCATGGGAAGAGCAAACCTCCTTCTTCCTGCCCGCAACGGCAGTTGCTTAAGGACGGGGCTGAACATACCGCAGAGGTTTACGAGGATTGTCTTGGTGGTTATTCCATAGTGAGCGTCTCGCCACTATATGATTCTAAAGGAAAACTCACCGGGAGTATTCATGTAGCCCGTGATATCAATGAACGCAAACAAGAAGAGCACCGAATACACAGATACAACCGTATTCTCGGGGAAATTAACAGAATCTTCAGCAATGTAGTGCAGGCAAAAACAGAAAAAGAATTGGGAAATGCATGTCTGTCTGTAGCCCTGGAAATGACTGGCAGCCAGATTGGTTTCATTGGTGAACTGGGCACCGATGGGATATTGCACGATATCGCATTCAGTGAATCGGGATGGGATCAGTGTCTTATGTACGACAAGACAGGGCATCGCTACCGTCCAGGCAATCTTGTTGTACATGGCTTGTACGGCAGTGTCGTCAACAGTGGAAAAAGCTTTTTTACCAACGATCCCCCATCTCATTTCGATAGTATCGGCGTGCCGAAAGGTCATCCCCAGCTCACATCATTTCTCGGCGTTCCCCTTGTCCAGGATGGGAAAACGATAGGCGTACTTGCGGTCGCGAACAGTGAGGGCGGCTATAACCATGAGCAGCAGGAGGATCTCGAAGCTATCGCTCCGGCGGTGAT
This genomic interval carries:
- a CDS encoding isocitrate/isopropylmalate dehydrogenase family protein; this encodes MTQYKVPVLPGDGIGPEIIAEGKKVIDAAGERFGFDVEWIEYPHGADHYLETGELISEETLKELSGYPAIYLGSIGDPRIAPGVLEKGILLTARFYFDQYINLRPIKLLEGVWTPIKDKTAKDIDFVVVRENTEDFYIGIGGRAKKGESKDLLEVKRTLYSAKFGLDIETDSEEIGYQIGLISKEGTKRVIEYAFDLAENRKKHVSSVDKANVLSDIYGFWREEFNAVAAAHQDVTTDFNFVDAITMWFVKNPEWFDVVVTPNMFGDIITDLGAMIQGGLGLAPGGNINPKGTSMFEPIHGSAPKYKGQNKVNPIATIWAGAMLIEQLGEKEAADTIVNAIQKNILEGKVKTYDMGGKNTTSDVGNDIAKILKGE
- a CDS encoding 3-isopropylmalate dehydratase small subunit; its protein translation is MKGRAWKFGDDVDTDAVIPGRYLIFNTPGELAKYTFEGVRPDFAKKVHENDIVVAGSNFGCGSSREHAPLALKGSKVSCVIAKSFARIFFRNAINIGVPVLECPDTDRIDDGDELEVDLSTGIIQNITKEETYQATPLPDFVREIVDEGGLIEYARKLVSER